In a single window of the Atlantibacter hermannii genome:
- a CDS encoding SNF2 family helicase: MLKRLLSKLAGNRQQIERHLKKQYQAEENGLSFPQSLVDDPELWALASWLEQLAEEDYLISLTDRWLLSWDALYRLLEDEEHASSLPLIGIPDILPLRASLSSRSALSDSDFRVWIAEWATLPARKPIRFSRTGAILTHENQQYLLSRENWALIQATEQLSAQQYQTPGETTNQLGWAAIRKCAKQAAAKFDDYLEKTHVVKPTSLSLRLRKATIADTAVIEIEPHFEDQPANWLGSFDKNSQVHDSYRIPGKNGELSHIILPPEVKEVLNSIHSIPGRRVAGSEALSFVRNPYTFLGEDAASVIAPEEHEQALFDAHIFFHHFRLQLQINDENKIESITLVLEPVSPVPQPEVSFLLSAPWELEKFVQAVGISVAAQMPAGSWQGYELELSQFTEQQWHDCQSLLSRWQQEVEGKEFNDVLDLGKYGDRVIGIGEFEKISSPWLTKAQSENWLPDGIDFSEFSVETLDGWQPDNLQHFDELQQRITQAEASGETHIISPWNETKLPLDAAKTFSKNWEKQQNAAHESEGNVVEKAARAVLKIEQNIEEAAYIKQRRDSLLDARHAEPEIPLGLKEHIRLKDHQREGLAWLQQLFLRSPEETAGCLLADDMGLGKTLQILSFLVWFIVNRHGFNRHLRVI; this comes from the coding sequence ATGCTGAAACGTCTGTTAAGTAAACTGGCGGGAAACCGTCAGCAGATAGAACGCCACCTGAAGAAACAGTACCAGGCTGAAGAAAACGGGCTCAGTTTTCCACAATCGTTGGTTGATGACCCAGAGCTTTGGGCTCTGGCATCCTGGCTTGAGCAACTGGCTGAAGAAGACTATCTGATATCACTTACAGACCGGTGGCTGTTGAGTTGGGACGCACTGTATCGCCTGCTGGAGGATGAGGAACATGCCAGCAGCCTGCCGCTTATCGGTATACCTGACATACTGCCTTTACGCGCAAGCCTGAGTTCACGAAGTGCGTTAAGCGATAGCGATTTTCGCGTCTGGATCGCTGAATGGGCCACGCTTCCAGCCCGCAAGCCGATCCGTTTCAGTCGTACCGGTGCCATTTTAACCCATGAAAATCAGCAATACCTGTTATCGCGCGAAAACTGGGCACTCATACAGGCAACAGAACAACTTAGTGCACAGCAGTATCAGACGCCTGGCGAAACCACTAACCAGTTAGGATGGGCCGCTATCCGCAAATGTGCGAAGCAAGCAGCCGCAAAATTTGATGATTATTTAGAAAAAACGCATGTCGTCAAACCAACTTCATTGTCATTACGTCTGCGTAAAGCAACGATTGCCGATACTGCTGTTATCGAAATTGAGCCCCATTTCGAGGACCAGCCTGCTAACTGGCTGGGCAGTTTTGACAAGAATTCGCAGGTTCACGATAGTTATCGTATCCCCGGCAAGAATGGCGAACTCAGCCACATCATCCTTCCTCCCGAAGTGAAAGAAGTCCTGAATTCAATACACTCAATTCCCGGTCGCCGGGTTGCCGGTAGTGAAGCGTTATCCTTTGTTCGCAACCCCTATACTTTCCTGGGTGAAGATGCCGCCAGTGTTATTGCCCCTGAGGAACACGAACAGGCACTGTTTGACGCCCATATTTTCTTTCATCACTTCAGGCTTCAACTCCAAATCAATGATGAAAATAAGATAGAGAGTATTACGCTGGTGCTGGAGCCGGTCTCACCGGTGCCGCAACCGGAGGTGTCATTCCTCCTCTCCGCGCCATGGGAACTGGAAAAATTTGTTCAGGCCGTAGGGATCAGCGTTGCCGCGCAAATGCCAGCAGGCTCCTGGCAGGGATACGAGCTGGAACTGAGCCAATTCACCGAACAGCAATGGCACGATTGCCAGTCGCTGTTGTCGCGCTGGCAACAGGAAGTCGAGGGTAAGGAATTTAACGATGTCTTGGATCTGGGCAAATATGGCGATCGCGTCATTGGCATCGGTGAGTTTGAAAAAATATCCTCTCCCTGGCTGACCAAGGCGCAAAGTGAAAACTGGCTCCCTGATGGCATCGACTTTTCCGAATTTTCGGTAGAAACGCTGGATGGTTGGCAACCTGATAACCTACAGCATTTCGATGAACTGCAGCAGAGGATTACCCAAGCAGAAGCATCTGGCGAAACGCATATCATCTCCCCCTGGAATGAGACTAAACTGCCGCTGGACGCCGCTAAAACTTTCAGTAAAAACTGGGAAAAACAGCAAAATGCAGCACATGAATCAGAGGGCAATGTTGTTGAAAAAGCGGCCCGGGCAGTGCTCAAAATTGAACAGAATATTGAAGAAGCGGCCTACATCAAACAACGCCGCGATTCACTCCTTGATGCACGTCATGCAGAACCTGAAATTCCACTGGGTCTTAAAGAGCATATTCGACTCAAAGATCATCAACGTGAAGGCTTAGCCTGGCTCCAGCAACTCTTCCTTCGTTCACCAGAGGAAACCGCTGGCTGTCTGCTAGCTGATGACATGGGGCTGGGGAAAACGCTGCAGATCCTGAGCTTCCTGGTTTGGTTCATTGTGAATCGCCACGGGTTTAACAGACACCTCAGAGTCATTTAA
- a CDS encoding Outer membrane protein and related peptidoglycan-associated (lipo)proteins, translating into MFGNAFGVKKRRSDEAEKPFWISYADLMTAMMVLFLVVMVASLSSVTQRIQRAEEGEKIRGHDIARLCERLELHARNLNKTIVVDCHDNRISFGEAGRFDHNRFFLNAEGQKALQDVVPLVLEASESEEGKKWFKQIVIEGFTDTDGSYLYNLHLSLQRSEWVMCSLLDSRSPLQKSISAQQQIKIRKLFLAGGVSFNNAKESKEASRRVELRMQFFGLKDKRDGEEAVNFPPVVNKEVCQLVMPL; encoded by the coding sequence ATGTTTGGAAATGCATTTGGCGTTAAAAAACGCCGCAGCGATGAAGCAGAGAAACCCTTCTGGATCTCCTATGCCGATCTGATGACGGCCATGATGGTATTATTTCTGGTGGTTATGGTAGCGTCACTGAGTTCTGTCACACAGCGTATTCAACGTGCGGAAGAAGGGGAAAAAATCAGGGGACACGATATTGCCAGATTGTGTGAACGCCTGGAGCTTCATGCCCGTAATCTGAACAAAACTATTGTGGTGGATTGTCACGATAATCGTATCAGTTTTGGCGAGGCTGGCCGTTTCGATCACAATCGTTTTTTCCTCAATGCTGAAGGCCAAAAAGCGTTGCAGGATGTCGTTCCGCTCGTGCTTGAAGCCTCTGAAAGCGAAGAAGGCAAAAAATGGTTTAAGCAAATCGTTATTGAAGGGTTCACCGATACCGACGGTTCATACCTTTATAATTTACATCTTTCTTTACAGCGTTCTGAATGGGTCATGTGCAGCTTGCTCGATAGCCGCAGCCCGTTACAAAAGAGCATCTCCGCACAGCAGCAGATCAAGATTCGTAAGCTTTTTCTCGCAGGTGGCGTCTCGTTTAACAATGCCAAAGAAAGTAAAGAAGCCAGCCGTCGTGTCGAATTACGTATGCAGTTCTTCGGTCTCAAAGATAAACGTGATGGCGAGGAGGCGGTGAATTTCCCTCCCGTGGTCAATAAAGAAGTGTGCCAGTTGGTAATGCCATTATGA
- a CDS encoding Phage-related protein has product MSWLNSFLMTLTSVEPHNVPFTVISIVCLAVACFIFFYLLRAIKIINSLKKYTRSINSIESSSPEEQLAHLQNLFKRPELKHAWNEFKESLHPQSELEDGEEKIVRIRATAPSSSYFSEQQLVDIPLNTEFFKHLPGILTGVGIIGTFYGLMIGLNHFDPSTPEQVTSSVNNLLHDVLYAFLGSAVAIAASIFVTWLEKLSIAKCYKYLEKFTAAIDKLYVSGVGEEYLASLVKSSNESATQARQLKESLVTDLRDMLLSLAESQKVENERLAKTLSATYRDSGAQFADQVSGAIENSLKSPLEKIAGAVQTASGDQSGMVQNMLQDVLTAFMAKLDTTFGQQFTNLNDMMGQTVGAIQTMQTGFATLLQDMRQVSDDSRQGSAQLIEQLLSEMKSGQQAMQAGMNDMLTSLQASVAKIGAEGEGAGERMARQLEKMFADSEAREKAQAEHMTAFIEAIQNSVQQGQSATMEKMAASVESLSEQLGSLFGQIDKGQQQISATQQANQQSLHEQTQRVMSEVDDQIKQLIDTVAQQHQGTTETLNNLAEQTNRQIQDMQNGADKMRVAAERFEEAGERVSQANHITADVLNKAQTAGSSLSGATSELASVVADYRNNREAVSKSIAMLELLAANTQSEQTTRSKFIADLQLHGERLQGYNREAQAFMENVSDVLGKGFEDFSEGVLRSLDKTLGKLDVEMAKASTLLAGSVEQIGESINELDDVLSRVRA; this is encoded by the coding sequence ATGTCCTGGCTTAATTCCTTTTTAATGACGCTTACATCCGTGGAGCCTCATAATGTGCCCTTCACTGTAATCAGCATCGTGTGCCTGGCCGTTGCCTGCTTTATTTTCTTTTATTTACTTCGGGCCATTAAAATTATTAACAGCCTGAAAAAATATACCCGATCAATTAATAGCATTGAAAGCAGTTCCCCAGAGGAACAGCTTGCACATCTGCAAAATCTCTTTAAGCGCCCTGAACTCAAACACGCGTGGAATGAGTTTAAAGAGTCGTTACATCCGCAGAGTGAGCTGGAAGATGGGGAAGAAAAAATCGTCCGCATTCGTGCCACAGCGCCAAGTTCGAGCTATTTCTCTGAGCAACAGTTAGTCGATATTCCACTCAATACTGAATTCTTCAAACACCTGCCCGGTATTCTGACTGGTGTGGGGATTATCGGTACGTTTTACGGCCTGATGATTGGCCTTAACCACTTCGACCCCAGCACTCCAGAGCAGGTTACCAGCAGCGTCAATAATTTGCTTCACGATGTTTTGTACGCATTCCTTGGCTCTGCCGTAGCTATTGCCGCCTCTATTTTCGTTACCTGGCTGGAAAAACTATCCATCGCCAAGTGCTATAAGTATCTCGAAAAATTTACCGCCGCTATCGACAAGCTCTACGTTAGCGGTGTGGGCGAGGAATATCTCGCCTCGCTGGTGAAATCCAGTAATGAAAGCGCAACCCAGGCGCGCCAACTGAAAGAGAGTCTGGTTACCGATTTACGCGATATGTTGCTGAGTCTCGCCGAAAGCCAGAAGGTAGAAAATGAGCGACTGGCAAAGACTCTTAGTGCTACCTATCGCGATTCAGGTGCACAATTTGCCGACCAGGTGAGTGGTGCAATTGAAAATAGTCTAAAGTCACCGCTGGAAAAAATCGCGGGTGCAGTTCAGACCGCCAGCGGCGATCAAAGCGGCATGGTGCAGAATATGCTGCAGGATGTGCTGACCGCATTTATGGCGAAACTTGATACCACCTTTGGTCAGCAGTTTACAAACCTGAACGACATGATGGGGCAAACCGTTGGCGCTATTCAAACAATGCAAACCGGTTTTGCCACGTTATTACAGGACATGCGTCAGGTGAGCGATGATTCCCGCCAGGGCAGCGCGCAGCTCATCGAGCAACTGTTATCAGAGATGAAATCTGGCCAGCAGGCTATGCAGGCTGGCATGAATGACATGCTCACCAGCCTTCAGGCCTCGGTGGCTAAAATTGGCGCGGAAGGTGAAGGTGCCGGTGAGCGAATGGCTCGCCAACTGGAAAAAATGTTCGCTGATAGCGAGGCGCGAGAAAAAGCTCAGGCAGAACATATGACCGCCTTTATTGAAGCCATTCAGAATTCAGTGCAGCAGGGGCAAAGCGCCACAATGGAAAAAATGGCAGCCTCTGTCGAGTCGCTTAGTGAACAACTGGGTAGCCTGTTTGGGCAGATTGATAAGGGTCAGCAACAGATTTCAGCGACTCAGCAAGCCAACCAACAGTCACTGCACGAACAGACACAACGTGTGATGAGTGAGGTTGACGATCAGATTAAACAGCTGATCGACACCGTTGCGCAGCAGCATCAGGGAACCACCGAAACGCTTAACAATCTCGCAGAACAGACCAACCGACAGATTCAGGATATGCAAAACGGCGCGGATAAAATGCGGGTGGCCGCTGAACGCTTCGAAGAAGCGGGAGAGCGCGTGTCACAAGCCAACCACATTACCGCTGATGTTCTGAATAAAGCACAAACGGCGGGCTCATCGCTTTCTGGTGCAACCAGCGAACTTGCCTCTGTCGTTGCCGATTACCGTAACAACCGCGAAGCCGTCAGCAAATCTATTGCCATGCTGGAGCTGCTCGCCGCCAATACGCAATCTGAACAAACCACCCGCAGCAAATTCATCGCCGATCTTCAGCTACATGGTGAGCGCCTTCAGGGCTACAACCGTGAAGCACAGGCTTTTATGGAAAATGTCAGTGACGTGCTCGGGAAAGGGTTCGAAGACTTCTCTGAAGGTGTTTTACGCAGCCTGGATAAAACGCTGGGCAAACTGGATGTGGAAATGGCGAAGGCCTCTACTTTGCTCGCGGGTTCTGTTGAACAGATTGGAGAGAGCATCAACGAGCTTGATGATGTCCTGTCACGCGTTCGTGCCTGA
- the hsdM gene encoding N4/N6-methyltransferase: MNNAEQQFLNELDNKFWKAADKLRANMDAANYKHVVLGLIFLKYVSDAFEARQQELMTLFRDVGNPDNIYAMSRDDYSSDEEYAQALLDELEVEDYYTEKNVFWVPKAARWETLKNKAMLPTGTVLWVDETTGKDVILRSVSWLVDNALDEIEKTNPKLKGILNRISQYQLGNEVLTGLINTFSDANFSNPEYKGEKLNLKSKDILGHVYEYFLGQFALAEGKQGGQYYTPKSIVTLIVEMLQPYNGRVYDPAMGSGGFFVSSDRFIEEHAGEKHYNAAEQKQKISVYGQESNPTTWRLAAMNMAIRGIDFNFGNKNADTLLDDQHPDLRADFVMANPPFNMKEWWHAKLENDVRWKYGTPPQGNANFAWMQHMIHHLAPKGSMALLLANGSMSSNTNNEGEIRRNLIEADLVECMVALPGQLFTNTQIPACIWFLTKDKTGGNGKTHRKGEVLFIDARQIGYMKDRVLRDFSREDIAKIADTFHAWQTDKDYEDEAGFCFSATREDIQKHNFVLTPGRYVGAAEQDEDDEPFAEKMARLTAQLKDQLEESAKLEAQIKANLGGLGYEF; encoded by the coding sequence ATGAACAACGCCGAACAACAGTTCCTGAACGAACTGGATAACAAATTCTGGAAGGCGGCTGACAAGCTACGCGCCAACATGGATGCCGCCAACTATAAGCATGTGGTACTGGGGCTCATCTTCCTGAAGTATGTTTCCGATGCCTTTGAAGCACGCCAGCAAGAACTGATGACGTTATTCCGCGATGTTGGCAACCCTGACAACATCTACGCGATGTCGCGTGACGATTACAGCAGTGACGAAGAGTACGCCCAGGCGCTGCTGGATGAGCTTGAAGTAGAAGATTACTACACCGAGAAAAATGTCTTCTGGGTCCCTAAAGCGGCGCGCTGGGAAACGCTGAAAAACAAGGCCATGCTGCCAACCGGCACCGTGCTATGGGTGGATGAAACCACCGGAAAAGATGTGATACTGCGTTCCGTCTCCTGGCTGGTGGACAACGCGCTGGATGAAATAGAAAAAACCAACCCGAAACTGAAAGGTATTCTCAACCGTATCAGCCAGTATCAATTGGGTAACGAGGTGTTGACCGGGCTGATTAACACTTTCTCTGACGCCAACTTCAGTAATCCGGAATACAAGGGCGAGAAACTAAACCTTAAGAGCAAGGATATTCTCGGCCACGTTTACGAATATTTCCTTGGGCAATTCGCGCTGGCAGAAGGTAAACAGGGCGGCCAGTATTACACGCCAAAAAGCATCGTGACCCTGATTGTCGAAATGCTGCAGCCCTATAACGGCCGCGTCTATGACCCGGCGATGGGCTCTGGCGGGTTCTTTGTTTCCAGTGACCGCTTTATTGAAGAGCATGCGGGCGAGAAGCACTACAACGCTGCTGAACAGAAGCAGAAGATCTCCGTCTACGGCCAGGAATCTAACCCAACCACCTGGCGTCTGGCAGCGATGAACATGGCGATCCGTGGCATCGACTTTAACTTCGGTAACAAAAACGCCGACACTCTACTCGACGATCAGCACCCGGATCTGCGTGCCGACTTTGTAATGGCCAACCCGCCGTTCAACATGAAGGAGTGGTGGCACGCGAAGCTCGAAAACGACGTGCGCTGGAAGTACGGCACCCCGCCGCAGGGCAACGCCAACTTCGCGTGGATGCAGCACATGATCCACCACCTGGCCCCGAAAGGCTCGATGGCGCTGCTGCTGGCCAACGGCTCGATGAGCTCTAACACCAACAACGAAGGCGAGATCCGCCGCAACCTGATCGAAGCCGATCTGGTGGAGTGTATGGTGGCATTACCAGGCCAGCTTTTTACCAACACCCAAATCCCTGCCTGTATCTGGTTCCTTACCAAAGACAAAACCGGCGGTAACGGCAAAACGCACCGCAAAGGCGAAGTGCTGTTTATAGACGCCCGCCAGATTGGCTATATGAAAGACCGCGTGCTGCGTGATTTCAGCCGTGAGGATATCGCTAAAATAGCCGACACCTTCCACGCCTGGCAGACGGATAAAGACTACGAAGACGAAGCCGGTTTCTGCTTCTCAGCAACGCGGGAAGATATTCAGAAACACAACTTTGTGCTGACTCCTGGGCGTTACGTTGGTGCCGCAGAGCAGGATGAAGACGATGAACCGTTTGCCGAGAAGATGGCGCGACTGACGGCGCAACTGAAAGATCAGCTGGAAGAGAGCGCGAAGCTGGAAGCGCAGATTAAGGCGAATCTGGGGGGACTGGGTTATGAATTTTGA
- a CDS encoding type I restriction modification DNA specificity domain-containing protein translates to MNFDEYSFADLLSNIVDNRGKTCPVEDEGFPLIATNCIKDDSLYPVFEKVRFVSDDTYKNWFRDHPNAGDIIFVCKGSPGRVAWVKEPVSFCIAQDMVAIRADQKVVDPMFLFSLLRSEQVINKINNMHVGTLIPHFKKGDFKNLYLSIPRDLKLQRAIGLFYFSLSEKIEKNKEINQTLEQMAQALFKSWFVDFEPVKTKIAVLEAGGSQEDATLAAMTAISGKDADALVVFEREQPEQYAELKATAELFPSAMQESELGEIPEGWELSSLSEKIKLIGGGTPKRSEPEFWNGDICWYSVKDAPADSDVFVIDTTEKITKKGLDKSSAKLLPIGTTIISARGTVGKLALTATEMAMNQSCYGISGGEFSGPLLTYLKVKQCVDVLKRNTHGAVFDTITTSTFDTVVTLTASKIVNHRFEKIVTPLFNDIENNLRTNASLTQLRDTLLPKLLSGEITLPEAEQAVSEAENV, encoded by the coding sequence ATGAATTTTGATGAATATAGTTTTGCAGATTTATTGTCCAATATTGTTGACAATAGAGGGAAAACTTGCCCTGTAGAAGATGAAGGTTTCCCATTAATAGCGACAAACTGCATCAAAGATGACTCGTTATATCCTGTTTTCGAGAAAGTTAGATTTGTATCTGATGACACATATAAAAATTGGTTTCGAGACCACCCAAATGCTGGAGACATAATTTTTGTATGTAAAGGTTCTCCTGGACGTGTTGCATGGGTGAAAGAACCTGTTTCCTTTTGCATTGCCCAAGATATGGTCGCAATACGTGCAGATCAAAAAGTAGTTGATCCAATGTTTTTATTTTCATTGCTTCGCTCTGAGCAAGTAATTAATAAAATAAACAACATGCATGTTGGTACTTTAATCCCTCATTTTAAAAAGGGGGATTTCAAAAATCTCTATCTTTCAATACCAAGAGACCTGAAACTTCAGAGAGCTATTGGTTTGTTTTATTTTTCGCTTAGTGAAAAAATTGAGAAGAATAAAGAAATCAACCAAACCCTTGAACAAATGGCACAAGCTCTGTTCAAAAGCTGGTTTGTCGATTTTGAACCGGTGAAAACCAAAATTGCAGTGCTGGAAGCGGGCGGTTCACAGGAAGATGCGACGCTTGCCGCTATGACGGCGATTTCCGGGAAAGATGCTGATGCGTTGGTGGTTTTTGAGCGTGAACAACCTGAACAATATGCCGAGTTAAAAGCCACGGCAGAACTTTTTCCGTCGGCGATGCAGGAGAGTGAGTTGGGGGAGATTCCGGAAGGGTGGGAGTTATCGTCGTTATCAGAAAAAATTAAATTAATTGGGGGAGGGACACCTAAACGTTCAGAGCCGGAATTTTGGAATGGCGACATTTGTTGGTACTCAGTGAAGGATGCTCCTGCAGATAGTGATGTTTTCGTTATTGATACCACCGAGAAGATAACGAAAAAAGGGCTGGATAAAAGCTCGGCAAAATTACTTCCTATTGGCACAACAATAATTTCTGCAAGAGGGACTGTAGGGAAATTAGCGTTAACGGCCACTGAAATGGCAATGAACCAATCCTGTTATGGAATATCTGGCGGTGAGTTCTCTGGCCCGCTGCTGACCTATTTGAAAGTTAAACAGTGCGTGGATGTACTAAAACGAAATACCCACGGTGCTGTGTTTGATACCATTACAACATCTACTTTTGATACCGTAGTTACACTCACAGCTTCTAAAATCGTAAATCACCGATTTGAGAAAATCGTTACCCCTCTGTTCAATGATATTGAAAATAATCTAAGAACAAATGCCAGCCTAACCCAACTCCGGGACACCCTCCTCCCCAAACTCCTTTCCGGTGAAATCACCCTACCGGAAGCCGAGCAGGCGGTCAGCGAGGCGGAAAATGTATAA